A single region of the Tursiops truncatus isolate mTurTru1 chromosome 18, mTurTru1.mat.Y, whole genome shotgun sequence genome encodes:
- the NAXD gene encoding ATP-dependent (S)-NAD(P)H-hydrate dehydratase isoform X2 has product MAVSSGCGAVRSCLGVLNRAFPLHTARSVTDMEAALQLVHWSPLFCSNLSSQSGRGLVPRVHHPGCRACDQVVQPGADRSPGSPAWSASTGPCTQLWRTSEVTACQAVLRTAGRTGRGVLGARVCVCVWRVLLGSLWAVAQGVASGEGADTGAGGERAWELMLQACWGHLVWGAWEGLGDQRGSGPRFAGCGGHSKGSGPWGPGRKQGSHWETVISPWGYLHAGLETGAGQSLATAGECSPALPQVGRETGRSVGKPPGCGLSRLSSPWPADVPAAVGWAGEPRSGSCQRVGWFKPGGEAVCGSGGPGALAAGSRLEGPGGRPGAEWRALRMVLEEPVPGARHEASAPSVGSPVRGRQQPERGCWGARQAVW; this is encoded by the exons GTACACTGGAGCCCCCTATTTTGCAGCAATCTCAGCTCTCAAAGTG GGCGCGGACTTGTCCCACGTGTTCACCACCCAGGATGCCGCGCCTGTGATCAAGTCGTACAGCCCGGAGCTGATCGTTCACCCGGTTCT CCCGCGTGGTCAGCGTCTACTGGGCCATGTACACAGCTTTGGAGGACAAGTGAGGTAACAGCTTGTCAGGCGGTGCTGAGGACCGCAGGGAGGACGGGGCGGGGAGTGCTgggcgcgcgcgtgtgtgtgtgtgtgtggcgggtgCTCCTAGGGTCGCTGTGGGCAGTGGCGCAGGGCGTGGCATCCGGTGAAGGCGCAGACACGGGGGCTGGTGGGGAGCGGGCGTGGGAGCTCATGCTGCAGGCCTGCTGGGGACACTTAGTCTGGGGTGCTTGGGAGGGGCTGGGTGACCAGAGAGGTTCAGGGCCACGCTTTGCTGGTTGTGGGGGTCATAGTAAGGGTTCTGGCCCTTGGGGCCCAGGGCGGAAGCAGGGGTCCCACTGGGAGACTGTGATAAGCCCCTGGGGTTACTTGCATGCTGGGCTAGAGACAGGAGCAGGTCAGAGCCTGGCCACAGCAGGGGAGTGCAGCCCCGCCCTCCCGCAGGTGGGCCGTGAGACCGGCAGGAGCGTGGGGAAGCCACCAGGGTGTGGGCTGAGCAGGTTGTCATCTCCATGGCCTGCTGATGTGCCGGCAGccgtggggtgggcaggggagcctAGATCTGGGAGTTGTCAGCGCGTGGGCTGGTTTAAACCAGGAGGCGAAGCTGTGTGTGGGTCGGGAGGGCCCGGCGCGCTGGCGGCTGGGAGCAGACTGGAGGGGCCTGGAGGGCGTCCTGGGGCCGAGTGGAGAGCTTTGCGGATGGTCCTGGAAGAGCCCGTGCCTGGAGCCAGACACGAGGCCTCGGCTCCCAGTGTGGGGTCCCCAGTGCGGGGTCGCCAGCAGCCCGAGCGGGGCTGCTGGGGGGCGCGGCAGGCTGTCTGGTAG